The Thermococcus peptonophilus genomic sequence CACTGTGGGTGAGGGCGTCGTATACCTCAATGTTACCGTCTACGGGAGCTCGGAAAGCAAAAACCGCAGGGATATAGAGATTTCGGAGAGGAGGATTTTTCATATAGTAAGCAAGAACGCCCCCATAATACTTCGGGTCTCGGAGTACAAGCCGATACTCAAGGACATAAGGGTTATTCTCAATGGTGAAGAGGCTAAACCCAGGGAAATAATTGAAAAAGAAAAGAAGAAAACCGACTACGTTGACAGGGCAAAGAAGATCCAGCTGTCAGTGCTTGAGGACGTGTGGCCGTATTTCAGCAACTTTGCCAGAACTGTTATCCAGGAAATTGAAGGCGCAGGAATGGAAGTGGAGCGCGCGTACTTTGATATAAAGGGGAGAAATGAGTTCGAGATAAATCTCTCAATCGTTGTGAAGGGAGAATATGATAAGGACACCGCAGAGAGGGCTATTAGAACCGTGCTGGCCCGTCATGCGAGGGAGCTCTCTAAAGCCATAGAACGCTACATTTCAATTCACACCGTTACGGTTGAGGTGATTCGCCCTAAGGGCGCTGTTCCTTCTAAACCCCCCGCGAAGCCAACGTCCGCAAAGGCCTCCGAAATCCTGGCAAAGAAAGAACTCCTAGAGAAAGAGGTAGAGAAGCTTCTTCAGGAGGCAGGAATAGACGAGCTTGCGTTCCTAACTGAGGAAAAGAAGAAGGAAGCAGAACAGACCCTTCTTAAGAGTAGGGTTGAGCCGGCGATTGATGCTCTCAAGGCTAGAATTCATGCGGAGCTGAAACTTGTGCCCCGTGTTACCTTTAAGTGGTTAAAGCTCAACCACGAGGTTCAGGGTTCCACTGTGTATGTTGATATAGAGGCCAGCTTCGCAAAGGAAGAAGTTGGTGGGCTCTTTGGTGCGTACTCGGGAGTCTCTGATGAAAAAATAAAGGAGGATGTTGCCAACACCATAAACAGGGTTATCAAAGAGGTGTCCAGTGAGTACAGCATCTCAATCCGCTTGCGGAAGCTCAACATAATCCTCCGCTGATTCCATTCTTTTTTGTTCAGCACTCAAGATCCTCATCATCCGGTAGTCAGTTTTTGCCTGGTTCATCATTATCAAATGTATTCTTAAATGGGGAGACTAATAAAAGCATCTCTTCTATGGACATCTAAACGCTAAGCCAATAATTTTTTAAAGTGTCTCTTCAAGTGTGCACCATGAACTCCCTGATGATTGGAATCCTCGCGGCGCTGGTTTCGGCGTTTTCGTGGGCGTCAGCGACTATCCTTGTGAGAATAGGTTTAAAAAGGCTGTCCCCCATAAGTGCGAATATTTTACGGCTCTATGTTGCAGCCCTGACTTTCTTGGGTATTTTCCTCGTTACAAACAATATGGGAGTCTTTGGACTTTCTCCCAGGCTTCTTCTGGTGGCTTTTATCTCTGCCCAGTTTGGTTTCGTTATAGGGGATTACTTCTACTTCTCTGCCTTAAAACGGATGGGAGTGTCAAGGACAGTACCGATTACCTCCACGTACCCCCTCTGGACAATACTGTGGGCTGTCCTCCTTTTGAGCAGAAAAGTCAGTATTCAGGTGGTTATTGGGGCCCTGCTGGTCGTAACGGCCATAATACTAGTCAGGAGAGCAGAGGAAGAGGAGCAGGTTGATGGACTCGGTTTTGTATATGCCCTATTGGCCCCAATATCTTGGAGTGTGGCAATAACTCTACTGGACTACTTGAGCTCTGACGTCCCGGTACTTCAACTTGCCGGTATTAGAATGATGTTTGCAGCAATGGGTATCACCATCCTTCTTCCGAAGTACCATGGAGAGATTAGGAGCATTACACTGGGTGAATTTCTAACGATAAGCGGTGCCGCTGTGCTCGGACTGATTCTCGGTCAGTACCTATTTGTGTACTCAGTTTCAAAGGTCGGTTCCCCGATAGCGGCGCCCGTTTCGGCAATAAACCCGATTATATCCTCACTTCTGGCTGTTCTCCTCCTCGGTGAGAAGCCTAACAGGAGAATCTTCGAAGGCTTAGCCTTGGCAGTTATGGGTATTATCTTAATCTCCACCGGTTGAGCTATGTTTTTAAACTTCTCCGGATACTTTAACATGCCGACAGCGAGGGGACAGTCAGTCTCCTCGCAGGGCTCGGTACAACCGCCTCCGCAAGGCATCGGGTTCCGTGAGCGGAGCGTGCTCACGCCGAGCCCACAGGGCCGGGAGCATCCACCCGCGGGAGCAGTGACCGCGGGCCTCTGTACCCGGCCCACACTTCGATGCACTTCTCAAGAAAGCCTTATAATACCCACCACCGTCCAATAACTGGTGGTTATTGATGGTCACCATACCCCGGCCGATAGACCCCCGGGAGATCAGGAAAATCCGAAAGGAGCTGGGTATAACACAGGAGGAGCTTGCAAAAAAAGCTGGAGTTACTCAGGCCTACATAGCCAAGCTCGAGGCCGGAAAGGTTGATCCAAGGCTCTCAACCCTCAACCGGATTCTTCAAGCCCTCCTTGAGTGCAAAAAGGCCCAGCCGAAGGCTAAGGATGTCATGTCATCTCCAGTCATATCGGTCAAGCCCTACGACAGCGTGGAGAAGGTCATCCGGCTTATGAGCGAACACAACATCTCCCAGATTCCAGTCATCTCCGGAAACAAGGTCGTTGGTTCAATCACCGAGAGGACGCTTGTGCGTCAGAGCCTTGAGTACGACGACATTTATGGGCACAAGGTTATGGAGGTCATGGAAGAACCTTTCCCAATCGTCAATGAGGATGAAGACCTTGAGGTTGTCAAGTACCTCCTTGAGGATCACCCTGCCGTTCTTGTCCAAGACAAGGCTGGGAAGATCGTTGGCATCATAACCAGGGTTGATCTGTTCAGACTCGGAAAGACTCTATCTAGGGAGTAATGGAAGGTGCCTGAGATGAAGAAGAAGCAGGTTTACCGTATTCTTCTTGCTCTGGTGATCCTTTTAACCATTCTCTATACCCTTGGAGTCGTTGGTATTCTGCCCTTTGAGGTCAGCGAGGCCGTAACGGTTTTCATGGTCGTTCTCTTCTTTATCCTAAGGTTCAAAGAGAGAACAAGGAGATGACCTCACAATTAATTAGATGCAAACAAAATAAGAATTCATGAAGACCCATAAAGCGGCAGGGCCTCCCTTATTCTCCTGAGAAGCTCGTCCTTCTCCGGCCCGTCCTGGAGTGCTATCTCCAGCACCTGGTCTATGGTCTCGACCGGGTAGATTTCAATCTTCTCCGCCTTGTCTGGGCTGAGGAAGACGTCCTTCTCGTTGGCCTTGGGTATTATGACCTTCTTTATGCCCGCCTCTATCGCAGCCTCTATCTTTGGCGTCGCCCCACCTATTGGGAGCACTTCTCCGCGGACGCTGAGAGAGCCTGTCATAGCGACGTCCTGCCTTATTGGTATGTTCTCAAGAGCCGAGATGACGGCCGTTGCAACGCTTATGCTCGCCGAGTCACCTTCGACGCCCTCATAAGTCTGGAGGAACTGGACGTGGATGTCGTACCTGCTGATGTCCTCCCCTTTGTAGCGCTTGATTATTGCCGAGACGTTCTGGACAGCTTCCTTTGCTATCTCACCGAGCTTTCCGGTGACTATGATTTTGCCCTCTTCCTTGCTCGCAGCCGGGGCAACAACTGCCTCTATCGGGAGCACTATACCGCTCTGCTCGCCTATAACGGCGAGGCCGTTCACTCTGCCTATCTCGCCGCCCTCGGTCTTTATGACCTGGTACTCCTTCTTGTTCTCTATGTACCAGTCGGCGAGCTGTTTCTCCAGCGGTTTGGCCATTCTCATTGCCTCAAGGACATCCTCTTTCTCGACGTACTTCTTGCCTTTCTTGACGGCTATATCGCCGGCGGCCCTGACGATACCGCCGAGATCCCTGAGGCGGAGGGTGAGGTGGCCCTTTCTTCCGGCTCTCTTCTGAGCTTCTCTCACTATCTCCTCAACGGCCTCTTTAGTGAAGTGCGGTATCTTGCCGTCCCTCTTGACTTCCTGGGCAACGAACTGGACGAGCTTTTTCCTGTTCTCGATGGTGTCGGGCATCGTGGTCCTCATGTAGACCTCGTAACCGTAGCCCCTTATACGGGAGCGCAGAGCAGGGTGCATTTTGTCTATGGTGTCTAAGTTTCCGGCCGCGACGAGAATGAAGTCGCACGGAACCGGTTCGGTTCTCACCATTGCACCGCTTGACATCTCGCTCTGACCTGTTATGGGGAACTTCTTCTCCTGCATCGCCGTGAGTAGGCTCTGCTGCATCTTGAGGGAGAGGGTGGCTATCTCGTCTATGAAGAGGACTCCCTTGTGGGCGCGGTGTATCATGCCCGGCTCAACGCGCTCATGGGCGGGCGTTCCGAGGCCGCCGCTCTGGAAGGGGTCGTGCCTGACGTCGCCGAGCAGTGCTCCTGCGTGTGCACCAGTGGCGTCAACGAAGGGGGCCTTCGTCCTGCCGCAGTTGTCAACGAGCAACTTCGGCACGAGAACCGTGTTCCTGAAGCGCATGTTGGAGAGCACCATCATGCTGAGGAGCACCACGAACATTCCCATGAGGAGAGTGGTTGCGGTTGGCTCCATGAGGATTGCTAGTATTACCGTGAATATGACGAACATGAGGAGGTAGTTCTTGATTCCCTCCTGATCTTTTGCTTTCCGGCGGTAGTTCTCCACTATGCGCCTTCCTTGGCAGGCGGGAACTGTCTTTATCTTGGGCATGTTCTCGTCTTCGGGGTTTGGAAAGACCAGGATGTCCTCCAGGTTTTCCGTTGGGAGGAGCTCCGCCATTGCCTGGCCGAGCATTGACTTACCCGTTCCCGGCTCGCCTATAAGGAGGACGTGCCTCCTCTGGTTGGCGGCAGTTTTTATGACTTCAACGGCATGTTCCTGACCGATGACCTGGTCGATAAGCCTTTCAGGTACTGGAATTTCCTCCGTAGTCTTGAAATCAATCCCCAGATCGAGACTTTCTCCGTACTCGCGGGGGACCAGTCTCTCCTTGGTGGACTCGTCGTCCATCTTTCTTCCCTCTCTCAGCTCTAGGGTTGAGTGGATTGACCCAATTTATAACCTTTTTTGAGGGTACCGGTATCTCCACAAAAAAGCTAAAAGCCAAATATCAAACTCTCTTCGGTGAGAACATGAGGATAGAGGAGCACGTTGCATTCACAGCAAAACATAATGACTGGCAGGTTGCCAAGAAGCTCACGGAGCTTGAGGACGAGGCCGTTGCCCACTTCCTAGCAGGGATAGCGAACTCCGTTAACACTAGGATACCTCATTACATGTCAGAGAACATTGACCTTGAGGGAATAAGACGACTGGCAGAAGAAGTCAGAAAAGACACTCTCAGCGACACGATAGTTGCTCTAAAATCTCCTGGAACATCAAGGAAGCTGGGTGCACTGGTCAAGGAAGGAGACAAAAAGCTCAAGAAGTTGCTCGTAGATGCAGCAAAGGCTGTCCTCGTCAGGATAACACTAGAGGAAATAGTCCCCGTTAATTACCCCGAAGGTGAGCTTACTGGGGTTGACGTTGAGTTTCCGTACGAGGAAGATCACGTGAACTTCACTGCCAAGCATGGAAAGTGGATAGTTGTCAAGAGGCTCATCATAGACGAGAAAACGCCCCTACTTGACGTTGCCAGACTTCTGGCGAGCATCAACGAGACGGTCACTCTGAAGCTTCCCGCGTATGCGCACATAGACCTTGAGGGTATAGAAGGCGAGTTCTCGGCGTTCAAAAAGGTTAAAAAGTCCGACATCCCGAAGGTTGTGGAGGCCTACGAGGCGTTCGAGCCTTCAGCCTACGCCGATGAACCGTTCCTTGAGCACGCTAGGGTCTACGCTCTCCGCGTGGCTCTTGAGAAGATAGGGCTTCCTCTAGATGTCCCGTCCAAGAGCCTCGAAAAGTACCTTGAGAAGGCGTGATGATGCCGAGGACACCTGAGCGGTGATGACTCTTCGCTTCGCTGACCTTTCTTCCCATTTTGAGGTGCCGCCCATGAAAACGATAAAAATCCGGAGGGAGCTTCTGGAATACCTTCTTCAGTTAGCCCGGAGTGCCTATCCAAACGAGTTTGCCGGCTTTTTGAGGGAGAAGAACGGAATTTTCGAGGAAGTTCTGATAGCTCCCCGCCAGTACTCAGGCAGAAATTCCGTCTTTTTCGACCACTGGATGCTCCCGCTGGATGAGAGCATAAAGGGGACTGTTCACTCCCATCCATCACCGACTTTCTGGCCCTCTGAGGCTGACCTGAGGTTCTTCTCAAAGTTCGGGGGAGTTCATCTGATAATCTCCTGGCCCTTCACCGAGGACGATGTGAGGGCCTACACATCCTCTGGAGAAGAAGTTTTTATTGAGATCATTGATTGAATATTTCATGTGAAAAAGATTTATTTAGGGATCTGTAGGATTTTCCTCGGTGGGGAATATGAAGGTAAGGGACGTAGTGGAGAAACTTCCTGAGAGGCCCAAAAAGAGCGTCTTCAAGTGCTACGAGAAATGCGGACTTCCCGAGATGGAAGCGGAGCTTGAACCGGAAGTTGATAAAGAACTAATTGAGTTCCTAAAGGCCCTGTCCAACCCGATAAGGCTCAAGATTCTGAAGCTCACCCGCGACCACTGGCTCTGTGTGTGCCTGCTCTCTGAAGTCCTCGGTGAGGATCAGACCCTCATAAGCCATCACCTACGTACACTAAAGACGCTCGGCCTTTTGAAGGAGCGCAGGGAGGGCAGGATGCGCTTCTATAAGGCCAACACAGAGAGGATTGAAGAGCTCTTAAAGAAAGTGGAGGGGGTGCTCGTTGGAGATGAATGAACTTCAGAAGAGGGTCGATGAACTGATTCAGAAGCAGGGGGGCTACTGGCCCCCTTTCCAGATGCTTGCGGCGCTAGTGGAGGAAGTCGGTGAACTCGCCGATGCCATGCTCGCGGTCGAGGGCGTTAAGGGGAGTGAGAAAAAAGAAAAACTTGAAGAGGAACTCGGCGACGTTCTCTACGCCCTTCTCTGTATAGCCAACTACTATGGAATTGACGCCTTCCAAGCCCTTAACAATACCGTGCTTAAATACTTAAAGAGAGATTTGTGATGCTGATAGTTTTATCTTTGTTCTTGTATCTGCGTAGTAAAACCACGTAACCGTAACACTTTTGAATATCCAATAGCCAGTTTACCAAGATTTCTGGTGGCACCCTAATAACTGGATTATGTCGAAGTACATCCAAAAACGAAACATTTTTATATGCATTTGTAAACAACTCAAACAAACGTTAGGGGGTGACTGTGATGGCGGATAAAATAAATCCCGTTGACCATCGCATCCT encodes the following:
- the lonB gene encoding ATP-dependent protease LonB, with the protein product MDDESTKERLVPREYGESLDLGIDFKTTEEIPVPERLIDQVIGQEHAVEVIKTAANQRRHVLLIGEPGTGKSMLGQAMAELLPTENLEDILVFPNPEDENMPKIKTVPACQGRRIVENYRRKAKDQEGIKNYLLMFVIFTVILAILMEPTATTLLMGMFVVLLSMMVLSNMRFRNTVLVPKLLVDNCGRTKAPFVDATGAHAGALLGDVRHDPFQSGGLGTPAHERVEPGMIHRAHKGVLFIDEIATLSLKMQQSLLTAMQEKKFPITGQSEMSSGAMVRTEPVPCDFILVAAGNLDTIDKMHPALRSRIRGYGYEVYMRTTMPDTIENRKKLVQFVAQEVKRDGKIPHFTKEAVEEIVREAQKRAGRKGHLTLRLRDLGGIVRAAGDIAVKKGKKYVEKEDVLEAMRMAKPLEKQLADWYIENKKEYQVIKTEGGEIGRVNGLAVIGEQSGIVLPIEAVVAPAASKEEGKIIVTGKLGEIAKEAVQNVSAIIKRYKGEDISRYDIHVQFLQTYEGVEGDSASISVATAVISALENIPIRQDVAMTGSLSVRGEVLPIGGATPKIEAAIEAGIKKVIIPKANEKDVFLSPDKAEKIEIYPVETIDQVLEIALQDGPEKDELLRRIREALPLYGSS
- a CDS encoding CBS domain-containing protein, with translation MVTIPRPIDPREIRKIRKELGITQEELAKKAGVTQAYIAKLEAGKVDPRLSTLNRILQALLECKKAQPKAKDVMSSPVISVKPYDSVEKVIRLMSEHNISQIPVISGNKVVGSITERTLVRQSLEYDDIYGHKVMEVMEEPFPIVNEDEDLEVVKYLLEDHPAVLVQDKAGKIVGIITRVDLFRLGKTLSRE
- a CDS encoding MazG nucleotide pyrophosphohydrolase domain-containing protein, giving the protein MNELQKRVDELIQKQGGYWPPFQMLAALVEEVGELADAMLAVEGVKGSEKKEKLEEELGDVLYALLCIANYYGIDAFQALNNTVLKYLKRDL
- a CDS encoding DUF2666 domain-containing protein translates to MRIEEHVAFTAKHNDWQVAKKLTELEDEAVAHFLAGIANSVNTRIPHYMSENIDLEGIRRLAEEVRKDTLSDTIVALKSPGTSRKLGALVKEGDKKLKKLLVDAAKAVLVRITLEEIVPVNYPEGELTGVDVEFPYEEDHVNFTAKHGKWIVVKRLIIDEKTPLLDVARLLASINETVTLKLPAYAHIDLEGIEGEFSAFKKVKKSDIPKVVEAYEAFEPSAYADEPFLEHARVYALRVALEKIGLPLDVPSKSLEKYLEKA
- a CDS encoding DMT family transporter gives rise to the protein MNSLMIGILAALVSAFSWASATILVRIGLKRLSPISANILRLYVAALTFLGIFLVTNNMGVFGLSPRLLLVAFISAQFGFVIGDYFYFSALKRMGVSRTVPITSTYPLWTILWAVLLLSRKVSIQVVIGALLVVTAIILVRRAEEEEQVDGLGFVYALLAPISWSVAITLLDYLSSDVPVLQLAGIRMMFAAMGITILLPKYHGEIRSITLGEFLTISGAAVLGLILGQYLFVYSVSKVGSPIAAPVSAINPIISSLLAVLLLGEKPNRRIFEGLALAVMGIILISTG
- a CDS encoding ArsR/SmtB family transcription factor, with protein sequence MKVRDVVEKLPERPKKSVFKCYEKCGLPEMEAELEPEVDKELIEFLKALSNPIRLKILKLTRDHWLCVCLLSEVLGEDQTLISHHLRTLKTLGLLKERREGRMRFYKANTERIEELLKKVEGVLVGDE
- a CDS encoding Mov34/MPN/PAD-1 family protein — protein: MKTIKIRRELLEYLLQLARSAYPNEFAGFLREKNGIFEEVLIAPRQYSGRNSVFFDHWMLPLDESIKGTVHSHPSPTFWPSEADLRFFSKFGGVHLIISWPFTEDDVRAYTSSGEEVFIEIID